The genomic segment GCGCGACGGCGGCCGACTTCAATCGAGCTGTCTACGAGCGGCTTAAGCCCGGTGGTTTCTACGTCATCATCGATCACGCCGCTGCCGCCGGAGGCGGCACAAGTGATGCCCAGTCATTGCATCGCATCGACCCTGCCTACGTGCGCGAGGAGGTGGAGGCTGCCGGCTTCGTACTGGATGCGGAAAGCACTCTGCTAGCGAACACGAACGATCCACACGCGATCAAGGTCTTCGATCCCTTGATTAAGGGCGAGACCGATCGCTTCGCATATCGGTTCGTGAAGCCCTGACAGAGGCCGCCGCTAACCTCAAGTCTGCGCTGGTGGCGATACAGCCGGGCGTCCCGACCTGCAGAACCGTTCCAAGCAATGCCGCGAGGCCACGATAGACGTTGGTGTGCTCGACAAGTCGTCCAACTGAACGACGGGGTCGCGGGTTCATGTCCATCCAAGGCGCCGTAGAGGAGCTTTTAAGTCGCCTTTCCTAACAAAATAAGGGCGATCATCTGTTTCGTGCCGCCCTTGCGGCCAAATTCAAATGGCGGGTGCAAGGACACGGCGAGAAGACTTCAGTCTGTGTAGCTCCTCGATGACCGGCTTATTTGCGTCACCCCAGTCGCACAGTGGTGCTAGCGCCCGCGCGAGGCTTTGGCCAAACTCCGTCATCTCATATTCCACCTTCGGCGGCACCTCTTTGAAATCCTTCCGGGTGATCAGACCGTCGTCGGCCAGTTCCTTGAGGTGCTGGATCAACACCTTCTCACTGATGCCGCGCACCAATCGCTTC from the Rhizobium sp. NZLR1 genome contains:
- a CDS encoding helix-turn-helix domain-containing protein gives rise to the protein MENRDFYCGLDVALFVIGGKWKPLILFQLNGQPRRFGDLKRLVRGISEKVLIQHLKELADDGLITRKDFKEVPPKVEYEMTEFGQSLARALAPLCDWGDANKPVIEELHRLKSSRRVLAPAI